The Methanosarcina barkeri MS DNA window CAACCGAAGTCCAGGCAGTGACCGGAGCTGAAGCTGTAACACCGGTTCAGGAAGCAGTAACCGAAACTGAAGTTGTAGAAACTCCTGTTACAGAAGTAACTCCGGTTGAAGCAGTTACTGTAGTAGAAAATGTAACTGAACCGACAAACATAACTATAACAAAGAAACAGGATCAGAAGACTCCAATTGAATTGAAAACTCCAACCAAGGCACAAACTCCAGCCAAAAATGTTACAGGCACTACCGGGAACAAGGGAGTAATCCAGGTAACACCTAGCACGGGCAAATAATGGCACATGCCTGAAAAAACTTATAAAGAACAAAATATGGGCAGAGTATTTGGTAATTCTGAGTATAGGCTGAATTATCGAGTGACGATTGGTATATTTAGTAATGTTAGTAGTAATCCGAATCCTGCCCATACCACAAAGCAGTAAGGCGCTGTAAGTACGTAGTACGGATTTTCAATAGAATAAGGTCAACAGAATAAGGTCAATAGAATAAGGCGGCAGTTGCAGCATTTTTATTCAAGCGGCAAGAGATAAATATCTTATTTCGCATTACCTGAATAGGTACATTGCAATTATTTTCAAACTGGATTGTGAAGAAAGAGCCTTTTAAAGCTTGATCGAAAAAAATAAAAATTTAAAAATCTTAAAAAAAGTAAACATTGAATAATAATAGGTTATTAGACAAAAATAAGGCTGGTATGTAAAAAATTCGATTACTGGGTATCTCCTCCTACTTCGGCATATCTGGGATCAATTTCTACAGCTTTTCTGTATGCTTCTTCTGCTTCTTCTTCCCGTCCAAGGAAACTCAGACAGACAGCTTTCCCGAACCATGAATCTGCAGCCTCAGGATTAAGCTTGAGTGCCTGCCCATAAATATCCAGAGCTTCTTCAAAGCGTCTGAGCTGAGCAAGCACGAAACCCAGACTAGAATAAGCTTCTAAATACTCAGGGTCAAGCTGTGTAGCTTTCCTGTACGCTTCTGCGGCTTCCTCGAACCTCCGCATCTGGCTGAGGGTAAAGCCTTTATTGTACCAGACATCGGCATTTTCGGCGTTGATTTCGATTGCTTTGTCAAAGGCTTTAATTGCCTCATCATATTTTTCAAGGTTTTCGAAGTCTATCCCCATATTATTCCAGGCATCATCGTTCTCAGGATCAAGCTCTACAGCTTTTTGATATGCTTTTAAGGCCTGCCTGTAACTTCCAAGGCTGTCCATGTCCACGCCTTTATAATGCCAGGCTTCGGCAAAGTTGGGATCAAGTTCAATTGCCTTGTCGTACGCGATAATTGCTTCGCCATACTTGCCCATTTGACCCAGCGCTATGCCTTTTCCTACCCAGGCTTCTTTATAATCGGAATGTTCCTCTAGGACTTTTTCATAGGCTTCGATAGCTGCCTTATAGTCTCCTGCCTGGCTCAGGTTCAGGGCTTTTCCGTACCATGCATTTGGATATTCCGGTCTGAATTCAAGGGCTTTTTCATAGGCTTTAACAGCTTCGTCATACTTACCAATCTGGGACAAGGAGAAAGCCATATTATTCCAGATATCTGGATCCTCGGAATTGATATTGATAGCTTTTTCATAAAACTCAAGGGCCTCTTCGTATTTTCCAACGGTTTCAAGGGCCTGAGCCTTATTGTTTAATAGGTCTATATTATCTGGATCAAGCTCGATTGCTTTATCAAAAGCCTCCATTGCCTCATTAAAGTTGCCACAGCTGAGAAAATCAAGTCCGTATTCATTAAGCTTGGCTGCAACGACTTTATCGCTGACCTCCTGCTCACCTGTATCCCCCGAATCGCTTAGAACAAACATTTCTTCGGAAACTGGTTCTTCTTCAGATTTTTCTTCACCGCCTTCTTTTCTGAAGGTTTCATCTTTTGGTTCGTCGGAACTCATATCAAAATTTCCTGCTCTGCCTTTTGTAGTAGAACCTGCGGATTCTTAAATCCCCGCGTTCGGTATTTACTTAAATTCGTTGTTCGTTTATAATTTATACTCTGTCCTTTATGGCTTTTATAGCCTCTCCCCGAAAAGCTCTGAAAATAGTTCCAGAAAGAAGAGCAGAGAAGCAGAGTAGAGAAAGAAAAAGCAGAGAAGCAGAGTAGAGAAAGAAAAAGCAGAGAAGCAGAGTAGAGAAAGAAAAAGCAGAGAAGCAGAGTAGAGAAAGAAAAAGCAGAGAAGCAGAGTAGAGAAAGAAAAAGCAGAGAAAGAAAAAGCAAATTTACATGGCTTAGAAAAAGCAGCAGGCACGAAGAAAATGGACGAGATTGAGAATAATATGAATATAATTCAGAAAAAGCTGGAGCGAGTTTACCCCGAAGCTCTGAGAGCTGTGCTTTTTGATATGGATAACACTCTTTTTGATTTCGTAGCTGCAAAACTGGAAGCTTGCAGGGAGATTCTCTTTTTTATCTGGAAGGGAGATGTTACGGAAGAACCTTCTGTACTTTTCAGATACTTCCTTAGAGGAGTTTACGGTTTTGAAGACTACGAAAATATTCGAGACTACATGCAGGAGAGAAATGTTTTTACAGCTCAGGGCTACAGGAAGTGCTGTGAGATCTATGAACGGGAAAAACTACAAAATCTCGAACTCTATCCAGCTGTACCGGATACTCTTGATAAGCTTAAAAAGCTAGGCTTAAAGCTTGTGATTATAACGGATGCCGATAGTTATCATGCCCTGGCAAGGCTTACAAGGGTCAGGATTCTTAATTACTTCGATCTTATTGTGGCTGCGGATACTACGGGCACAAAAAAACCAGATACGGCCCATTTTCTTTTCGCGCTTAAGGTGCTCGGGATAAAACCCGAAGAAACTCTGGTAGTGGGAGACAATATCAAAAGAGATATGGTCCCTGCTCGTAAACTTGGACTGAGAACCGCTTACGCTTCTTATGGAGACTGGAGACCTAGAGAAGAGATGAATCAATGCTTCGATTTCAGGCTCGATACGTTTTCGGATATGCTTAATATACCTGGACTCTGAGTAGTAAGCTTTTTCAAACAACCCTTTTGAAAAAACTGCTTACCTGCAACCCTTTTAAAAAAACTGCTCACCTGCAACCCTTTTGAAAAAACTGCTTGCCCGAAAACCCCAGCAACAACATGATCGGCATGATCAAACGGCTCAACGGTTGTAGCACAACCCTTTTGAAAAAAGGCTTAACCGAAAATCTTAGCTTTGAGCATGTATGCTAATAAACCTGTAAACCGGATACATC harbors:
- a CDS encoding HAD family hydrolase, giving the protein MDEIENNMNIIQKKLERVYPEALRAVLFDMDNTLFDFVAAKLEACREILFFIWKGDVTEEPSVLFRYFLRGVYGFEDYENIRDYMQERNVFTAQGYRKCCEIYEREKLQNLELYPAVPDTLDKLKKLGLKLVIITDADSYHALARLTRVRILNYFDLIVAADTTGTKKPDTAHFLFALKVLGIKPEETLVVGDNIKRDMVPARKLGLRTAYASYGDWRPREEMNQCFDFRLDTFSDMLNIPGL
- a CDS encoding tetratricopeptide repeat protein; translated protein: MSSDEPKDETFRKEGGEEKSEEEPVSEEMFVLSDSGDTGEQEVSDKVVAAKLNEYGLDFLSCGNFNEAMEAFDKAIELDPDNIDLLNNKAQALETVGKYEEALEFYEKAININSEDPDIWNNMAFSLSQIGKYDEAVKAYEKALEFRPEYPNAWYGKALNLSQAGDYKAAIEAYEKVLEEHSDYKEAWVGKGIALGQMGKYGEAIIAYDKAIELDPNFAEAWHYKGVDMDSLGSYRQALKAYQKAVELDPENDDAWNNMGIDFENLEKYDEAIKAFDKAIEINAENADVWYNKGFTLSQMRRFEEAAEAYRKATQLDPEYLEAYSSLGFVLAQLRRFEEALDIYGQALKLNPEAADSWFGKAVCLSFLGREEEAEEAYRKAVEIDPRYAEVGGDTQ